From a single Corynebacterium kroppenstedtii DSM 44385 genomic region:
- a CDS encoding NYN domain-containing protein, whose protein sequence is MLERTLVFVDTSYLLASFYNSWEEGARTQLEIDLPEVCSVLDRMITQHVGQPVQRQNWYDGIPDSGPHRYQRALRTVDGVQLRAGLLIETGQRRTQKAVDTRLVADMILAAVRQQCSDMVLVSGDQDMIPGVVEASAMGVRVHLYGFSWDSMSNALRHKCDSITVLDPREDFADTMQIQPLEGPIPPSIPPRPLEAQDPIVDGHTAENETSGGATNGDASAGDASGEATDGNGDSEAGTDVSDSGTSTSGTRTSSTAETHVNAGKPSGNGRSGYNGQLAKNKGDEDHSSCPDSNHAHEANAHEADRHGKGGQPANTSDETWTSRRVRGNNAAADGEHGDHSTSAHESHSAESSPSRPTPADMMACARRSANAADRRSNGNGGPDASTTPSQTRAADADQAVPGQTEHSPSGGAPATRIPESSVGKQRTTQPAEAVGGALAANEGSTTEAADTPAPKDDSKPEDPRSADRPATVATPGSVAARHQAAHLAASQQASDGSADATSGGDSGNGSNDDNASETATPAPQSKPAPKPSMMAPRRKLRSRYVPLPNEIWTTTGFQTPFDVGQQYATWWFHHVATEEQRDSAHVLSGGGLPPNVDRPLLQFACESLHEYTLSESQRVSLRDGFHTGIRAILITGDD, encoded by the coding sequence ATGCTCGAACGCACCTTAGTTTTCGTCGATACCTCTTATCTTCTAGCAAGCTTTTACAACTCATGGGAGGAAGGTGCCCGAACACAGCTCGAAATTGATCTACCCGAAGTCTGTTCAGTGCTCGACCGAATGATTACGCAACATGTTGGCCAGCCTGTACAGCGACAAAATTGGTACGACGGCATCCCAGATTCCGGGCCTCACCGGTACCAACGCGCACTCCGGACAGTCGACGGGGTTCAGCTGCGCGCGGGGCTGCTGATCGAGACTGGGCAGCGGCGCACGCAAAAAGCGGTCGATACCAGGCTCGTTGCCGATATGATTCTGGCGGCGGTCCGCCAACAGTGTTCCGACATGGTGCTTGTGTCCGGCGACCAAGACATGATCCCCGGTGTTGTTGAAGCGTCCGCGATGGGAGTGCGGGTCCACCTCTACGGGTTCAGCTGGGACTCGATGTCCAACGCGCTCCGGCACAAATGCGACTCGATCACCGTGCTGGACCCGCGCGAAGACTTCGCCGATACCATGCAGATCCAGCCGCTCGAGGGGCCCATTCCGCCGTCCATTCCCCCGCGCCCGCTGGAGGCGCAGGATCCGATTGTCGACGGACACACAGCGGAAAATGAGACGTCCGGTGGCGCGACGAATGGGGATGCTTCGGCCGGGGACGCTTCGGGTGAAGCTACCGATGGCAACGGTGATTCTGAGGCCGGGACCGACGTCTCTGATTCCGGCACCTCAACGTCTGGTACACGAACATCGTCCACGGCCGAAACCCACGTCAATGCTGGAAAGCCCAGTGGCAATGGGCGGTCAGGATATAACGGCCAGCTGGCGAAAAACAAGGGTGACGAGGACCATTCCTCATGCCCGGACTCCAACCATGCCCATGAGGCGAACGCTCATGAGGCCGATCGGCACGGAAAGGGCGGCCAACCTGCGAACACCAGCGACGAGACGTGGACATCCCGGCGCGTGCGCGGAAATAACGCTGCCGCCGATGGCGAGCACGGTGACCACTCAACATCCGCACACGAATCCCACTCAGCGGAGTCATCTCCATCACGTCCGACGCCGGCCGACATGATGGCCTGTGCCCGACGGAGCGCTAACGCAGCGGATCGTCGGAGCAATGGAAATGGCGGACCCGACGCCAGCACCACGCCGTCACAGACCCGCGCCGCCGACGCTGACCAGGCGGTACCAGGGCAAACGGAGCATTCGCCGTCGGGAGGAGCACCCGCGACACGAATTCCGGAGTCCAGCGTCGGCAAGCAACGAACCACTCAACCGGCTGAAGCAGTCGGGGGAGCCTTGGCGGCAAATGAAGGCTCCACTACGGAGGCTGCCGATACCCCGGCGCCGAAGGACGACAGCAAACCTGAGGATCCGCGATCGGCGGATCGACCGGCCACTGTTGCAACCCCGGGGAGTGTCGCTGCGCGGCATCAAGCAGCGCATCTTGCGGCATCACAGCAGGCATCGGATGGGAGTGCCGACGCCACGTCAGGCGGAGATTCAGGCAATGGCTCGAACGATGACAATGCTTCCGAAACTGCAACGCCCGCGCCGCAGTCCAAGCCTGCGCCGAAGCCGTCGATGATGGCGCCACGGCGGAAGCTCCGGTCTCGGTACGTACCGCTGCCCAACGAGATCTGGACGACCACGGGATTCCAGACGCCGTTTGATGTCGGCCAACAGTATGCGACATGGTGGTTCCATCACGTCGCGACCGAGGAACAGCGTGACAGCGCGCACGTTCTCTCTGGCGGAGGGCTCCCGCCGAATGTGGATCGTCCGCTCCTGCAATTCGCGTGCGAATCGTTGCACGAATACACGCTGAGTGAATCGCAGCGCGTCAGCCTGCGCGACGGGTTCCACACCGGAATTCGCGCGATCCTGATCACTGGCGACGACTAA